ttacttacttggccttcctgcagttcctcacagctggaatcaggcgacgtcgtccctcctctgaggtttgtactgctgcaggtccagctcatccagaacctcctctgacatctgcagcaggtaggccagagctgaacagtggatctctgacagttccctctctgatttcttctctgacttcaggaactcttggatctcctgatggactgactgatccttcatctccatcagacagtggaagatgttgatgcttctgtctggggagatttcatcactgttcacctccttcaggttgttgaggaccttctggatggtttctgggtggctgttcctctgatccaacagtccacccaagatcctctgattggactccagagagagaccatgaaggaagcgaacaaacaagtccaggtggccatttttacttttgagagatttcattagtgctctcctgaggaagtcatcaagagacgtgactggatcgtaatttgtgtacaacccaacaaaccaggaaaaggggattggttcagaatattctaggaactgatttataaccgctgtgtctttcctggtgtaacggtggaacatgtagacggcagccagaaactcctgaacgctcagatgaacaaagcagtagactgatttctggaagatcacactctctctcttgaagatctctgtacaaactcctgagtacaccgacacctcggagacgtccagtccacatcgctccaggtcttctgagtagaacatgatgtttcctttctccagatgttcaaacgccagccgacccaacttcagaaggagttctttatcagcctcagtcagttcctctggtctctgctttcctccatacttctgcttcttcctctttatctgaaccctcaggaagtgtgagtagaggtcagtcagggtttggggcagctctcctctctggtctctggtcatcatgtcctccagaactatagcagtgatccagcagaaaactgggat
The sequence above is drawn from the Takifugu flavidus isolate HTHZ2018 unplaced genomic scaffold, ASM371156v2 ctg842, whole genome shotgun sequence genome and encodes:
- the LOC130521264 gene encoding protein NLRC3-like, encoding MEELNLIRDEQHSLLSLLHVFHPTLQKIRAEDLTVWKLLFIFDGLDESRFSLGFKKHQVISDVTQVSSVDVLLVNLIQGNLLPSALIWITSRPAAAYQIPPSCVDRITEVRGFTDSQKEEYFRRRFSDEDLSKRIISHIKASRSLHIMCLIPVFCWITAIVLEDMMTRDQRGELPQTLTDLYSHFLRVQIKRKKQKYGGKQRPEELTEADKELLLKLGRLAFEHLEKGNIMFYSEDLERCGLDVSEVSVYSGVCTEIFKRESVIFQKSVYCFVHLSVQEFLAAVYMFHRYTRKDTAVINQFLEYSEPIPFSWFVGLYTNYDPVTSLDDFLRRALMKSLKSKNGHLDLFVRFLHGLSLESNQRILGGLLDQRNSHPETIQKVLNNLKEVNSDEISPDRSINIFHCLMEMKDQSVHQEIQEFLKSEKKSERELSEIHCSALAYLLQMSEEVLDELDLQQYKPQRRDDVA